Part of the Phycisphaerae bacterium genome, ACGGTCTGGGCGACATGTCCTATTCTTGGCTCCGCGGGTGGCAGGGCGACGGCATCCTTGCCCGGATTACTGACCGGCGGATGGCCGCCGCAATCGCCAAGCTTAAAGTACCGATCGTCAATCTTCGCGGCCGGTTGGCCGGTCTTCCCTTTCCCTATGTCGGAGTGGACAATGAGGCTATCGCGCGAATCGCTTCTGAACACCTGCTCAGTCGCGGGTTTCGGCATTTCGGTTTCTGCGGTTACCGACGCCGCTACAGCGCCGACGGAGACCGGCGATGCGATGCCTTCCGGGCCTGTATCGAGTCCGCAGGCTTCAGGGCCGACGTCTGCGCCGTGTCGGAGCCCTCTTACGGTCAGCGCGAACTGGGTTCCTGGAAGCAGGAACTCGCCCTGATCGCACGATGGATTCGAGGTCTACCCAAGCCGGTGGCGGTCATGGCTTGCACCGATGACCGCGGCCTGCAGGTACTCGAAGCGTGCCGCATGATCGGGGTCGCGGTGCCCGATGAAGTGGCGGTGCTCGGAGTGGCCAACGACGAGTGTCTGTGCGCACTCTCCATTCCGCCTATGAGCAGCGTGGACGTCAATGCGGAGCAGATCGGCTACCGCGCCGCCGCACTCCTTGATGAACTCCTTGATGGCCGAACGCCGCCGGAAAAGGTGCTCATCGAACCTCGATCTGTGATTTGCCGACGTTCCACCGATGTGTTGGCGATCGAAGATAAGCATGTTGCAGCGGCCATTCAATACATTCGAGAGCATATCAGCGAGCAGATCTAC contains:
- a CDS encoding DNA-binding transcriptional regulator, with protein sequence GLGDMSYSWLRGWQGDGILARITDRRMAAAIAKLKVPIVNLRGRLAGLPFPYVGVDNEAIARIASEHLLSRGFRHFGFCGYRRRYSADGDRRCDAFRACIESAGFRADVCAVSEPSYGQRELGSWKQELALIARWIRGLPKPVAVMACTDDRGLQVLEACRMIGVAVPDEVAVLGVANDECLCALSIPPMSSVDVNAEQIGYRAAALLDELLDGRTPPEKVLIEPRSVICRRSTDVLAIEDKHVAAAIQYIREHISEQIYIGDITRHAHISRSALERRFKQALGRTVGQEIQRTRIARAQQMLADNKLPIKQVADRAGFKTVQYMTRVFRTMLRQTPGAYRRAVQS